From Paenibacillus physcomitrellae, the proteins below share one genomic window:
- a CDS encoding CsbD family protein has product MDHNVFKGKWNQLKGEAKKQWGELTDDDLDVIAGEKDKLVGKLQERYGHSKDTAEKEYDDWVRSRG; this is encoded by the coding sequence ATGGATCATAACGTATTTAAAGGCAAATGGAACCAGTTGAAAGGCGAAGCCAAGAAGCAGTGGGGAGAATTGACTGACGATGATCTGGATGTGATTGCCGGGGAGAAGGACAAGCTGGTCGGCAAACTTCAGGAGCGTTACGGGCACAGCAAGGATACTGCAGAGAAAGAGTATGACGACTGGGTGCGAAGCCGGGGATAA
- a CDS encoding potassium/proton antiporter — protein MELTVLTEQIVILLAILLLVGVLATKFSSKFGLPALVFFIAAGMVLSRFVYFDNPFLTQLVGTLALVVILLDGGMQTKFFTIRPVIGSALSLATIGVVVTTVLIGLAAHYILNVSLSEGLLFGAIVGSTDAAAVFSVLSGRNIKERITSTLEAESGSNDPMAVFLTVTLISWIQHPDQEIWRMLLSFAMEMGIGLAAGLAIGWLAVKSINLINFDSSGLYPVMAIAFAVLTYGLTSAAHGSGLLAVYVMALVLGNSDLTYRQSILQFNKGFAWIMQITMFTLLGLLVFPEDLLGIIWPGLALSLLLMLVARPAGVLAALLFSKFKFKEQLLLSWAGLRGAVPIVLATYPLLAGLEHGQLFFNVVFFVILTSAAIQGPTISPLARRLKLSEESRSSGHSLLELVSLGKTRSEINHIHIHAGMRAVGRRISQLELPENVLVTAIIRGEQIVTPLGDTMIKEGDTLYILGPKAERASIKSVFSFQDTALSSVSPEPELIPEPAPKAVKANVELTQAGIETPGSPENTERAGNLESTGDLESAGNPNHAEVRKVRGDGEFRK, from the coding sequence ATGGAATTAACCGTATTAACTGAACAAATCGTTATTTTACTCGCGATCCTCCTGCTCGTCGGGGTGCTGGCGACCAAATTCTCCAGCAAATTCGGACTCCCGGCCCTGGTCTTTTTCATTGCAGCGGGTATGGTCCTCAGCCGCTTTGTCTATTTCGACAATCCGTTTCTCACCCAGCTTGTCGGCACCCTGGCCCTGGTTGTCATTCTGCTGGACGGGGGCATGCAGACCAAATTTTTCACCATCAGACCTGTTATCGGCTCGGCGCTTTCGCTCGCTACGATCGGTGTTGTGGTCACCACCGTACTCATCGGGCTCGCCGCTCACTATATACTGAACGTATCCTTAAGCGAGGGACTTCTGTTCGGCGCCATCGTCGGCTCTACCGATGCCGCTGCAGTCTTCTCTGTGCTGAGCGGGCGAAACATCAAAGAACGGATTACGTCGACGCTGGAAGCGGAGTCCGGGAGCAACGATCCGATGGCTGTTTTTCTGACTGTCACTTTGATCAGTTGGATTCAGCATCCCGACCAGGAAATCTGGCGGATGCTGCTTTCCTTTGCGATGGAAATGGGAATCGGGCTGGCCGCGGGGCTTGCAATCGGCTGGCTGGCCGTCAAAAGCATCAACCTGATTAACTTTGACTCCTCCGGGCTTTATCCGGTCATGGCTATCGCTTTTGCAGTTCTCACTTATGGCCTGACTTCCGCTGCGCATGGAAGCGGTCTGCTGGCCGTATATGTAATGGCCCTCGTGTTGGGGAACAGCGATTTGACCTACCGCCAATCCATCCTGCAGTTCAACAAAGGGTTTGCCTGGATTATGCAGATCACAATGTTCACTCTGCTCGGTCTTCTGGTCTTCCCCGAAGATCTGCTGGGCATTATTTGGCCTGGGCTTGCCTTATCCCTGCTTCTGATGCTGGTAGCCAGACCCGCAGGTGTGCTGGCCGCCCTCCTGTTCTCTAAATTCAAGTTCAAGGAACAGCTGCTGCTGTCCTGGGCCGGACTAAGGGGCGCCGTGCCGATCGTGCTGGCGACCTATCCGCTGCTCGCCGGCCTAGAGCACGGCCAGCTGTTCTTTAACGTTGTCTTCTTCGTTATCCTGACTTCGGCAGCCATCCAGGGCCCTACCATTTCTCCGCTGGCCCGCAGGCTTAAGCTCTCCGAAGAAAGCAGAAGCAGCGGGCACTCCCTGCTTGAACTGGTCTCCTTGGGGAAAACCCGCTCCGAGATCAACCATATTCATATTCACGCCGGGATGAGAGCAGTCGGCCGGCGGATCAGTCAACTCGAACTGCCCGAAAATGTCCTCGTCACCGCCATCATTCGCGGTGAACAAATCGTTACCCCTTTGGGAGATACGATGATAAAGGAAGGCGATACGCTGTATATTTTAGGCCCTAAAGCCGAGCGAGCAAGCATCAAAAGCGTCTTCAGCTTCCAGGACACCGCTCTCAGCTCTGTCTCCCCGGAACCGGAACTTATTCCCGAACCGGCACCTAAAGCGGTCAAAGCAAACGTGGAGTTGACGCAGGCCGGGATAGAGACTCCAGGGAGTCCGGAGAATACGGAGCGCGCGGGGAACCTGGAAAGTACAGGTGATCTAGAAAGTGCGGGTAACCCGAATCATGCGGAGGTCCGGAAAGTACGCGGGGACGGTGAGTTTCGGAAATGA
- a CDS encoding HD-GYP domain-containing protein — MFSLGGILIFSSLHLPRIQVVRLSLVSFVSVIIMIIMDVLVFRKDLKPVRTLFKQESLSWPDFHEIYLHIHRLPYLNVKRIAGPRIAGLIIPFMALTLWMIHNKLLDLPVCYLVIGAICALFLAFLQALIEYYLISWSCRQLIMEMLEISQRKYGRRISLEGQVMMSIRYKFQLGAFMIGVFPLLLYGIVIQIKFGGWEKAASLYWELAAMILAAGLAFSYVGSRLLAREMERPIMHLYKMMAKVKSGDMNIQAKDLYADEFAKLISGFNHMLEGIKVQNSRNDQLIESYFSTLAAALDARDPYTAGHSQRVAEYAMHIGMLAKLPEQTMDELRKSALLHDIGKIGTRDAVLLKDGVLTEEEFHQIQQHPVQGEMILQRIEPVDAMAPILPGVRSHHERYDGLGYPDHLKGNEIPLFGRIIAVADAFDAMTSDRPYRKGMDTDTAISILDKGRGTQWDPYFAGLFVDDYRQKKRSY; from the coding sequence GTGTTCAGCCTGGGGGGCATTCTTATTTTCAGCAGTCTGCATCTTCCGCGTATTCAGGTCGTACGGCTGTCTTTGGTTTCTTTCGTATCCGTGATCATTATGATTATTATGGATGTTTTGGTATTTAGAAAAGATTTAAAGCCGGTCCGCACCCTGTTTAAGCAGGAGTCTCTTTCCTGGCCGGATTTCCATGAAATCTACTTGCACATACACCGTCTTCCGTACCTGAACGTAAAACGGATTGCGGGTCCCCGTATAGCAGGTTTGATTATCCCGTTTATGGCTTTGACGCTGTGGATGATCCATAATAAGCTGCTTGATCTTCCGGTTTGTTATCTTGTAATTGGTGCAATTTGTGCTTTGTTCCTGGCTTTCCTGCAAGCGTTGATTGAATATTATTTGATTTCCTGGTCCTGCAGGCAGCTGATCATGGAAATGCTGGAGATCAGCCAGCGTAAGTACGGACGGCGTATTTCACTGGAAGGACAAGTGATGATGTCCATCCGCTACAAGTTCCAGCTTGGGGCTTTTATGATCGGCGTATTTCCGCTGCTGCTCTATGGCATTGTCATCCAAATTAAGTTCGGCGGCTGGGAAAAGGCCGCCAGCCTGTATTGGGAGCTGGCGGCCATGATCTTGGCCGCGGGACTGGCTTTCTCCTATGTCGGTTCCCGTCTGCTTGCCAGAGAGATGGAGCGGCCGATTATGCATCTGTATAAGATGATGGCCAAGGTGAAGTCCGGAGATATGAATATTCAGGCGAAAGATCTGTATGCGGATGAATTCGCCAAGCTGATTTCGGGTTTCAATCATATGCTTGAGGGGATTAAAGTTCAAAATTCCCGCAACGACCAGCTGATCGAAAGTTATTTCTCTACACTCGCTGCAGCACTCGATGCGCGGGATCCCTATACAGCCGGCCATTCTCAGAGGGTGGCCGAATACGCAATGCACATCGGCATGCTGGCGAAGCTCCCCGAACAGACAATGGACGAGCTCCGCAAATCGGCGCTGCTGCATGACATCGGCAAGATCGGCACGCGCGACGCCGTGCTGCTTAAGGATGGAGTTCTGACAGAAGAGGAGTTCCATCAGATTCAGCAGCACCCGGTGCAGGGAGAAATGATTTTGCAGCGGATCGAGCCTGTTGATGCTATGGCTCCGATCCTGCCGGGCGTAAGGTCCCACCATGAACGGTATGACGGGCTTGGGTATCCGGATCATTTGAAAGGAAATGAGATCCCCCTGTTCGGCCGGATTATTGCCGTAGCCGATGCCTTTGACGCGATGACCTCCGACCGTCCTTACCGTAAAGGAATGGATACGGATACGGCGATCAGTATTTTGGATAAAGGCCGGGGGACGCAGTGGGATCCCTATTTTGCAGGCCTGTTCGTAGATGATTACAGACAGAAGAAGAGAAGCTATTAA
- a CDS encoding FAD-dependent oxidoreductase, translated as MKKIVILGGGYGGVVTGKHLAKKFKKNSDVQIQLIDRNPYHTLLTELHEVAANRTPEDAIRIELKKMFEGRNVDVVLDSIDSIDFKANQLCSAEVTYDYDYLVIGTGCKPTFFGIPGAEENALTLWSYEDAVRLKEQVRTMFGLASKETDADKRRKMLSFVVVGAGFTGIELIGELSEYRDELCREYNFDRADVRLVVADMAPKILPILPDKLIEKSARYLEKRGVEIITSAKITGVNQGSVVLGEQELEADTIVWTAGVEGSDLVGTLDVQQQGRKRIVTNDKLQSVDHDNVYIVGDNIFFIPEGETRPVPQMVENAEQAGPVIAHNIHAEITGKPKKSYKPGFHGTMVSIGSRYGVANVGMPNKMFQVSGFLAMFFKHMINLYYLFTVAGFNKVWTYMMHEFFHVNNRRSFVGGHFSKRSPNFWLLPLRLFVGYKWLSEGLDKLPKVWNHPNSIFLIPASSKAADATSAASEAAGAVSTTVDAQSAASAVGSAKEAVEAMPVPHFITSMVNGFMDIFFYHADGSFTPLASVFQFCMVLAELAIGVLLIVGLFTAISSIATVGLGVMIWSSSMASTEMLWYLAAGIALIGGSGSVFGLDYYVLPWLKKHWKGIPLVRKWYLYTEESPELGALHKPALPASGSKSASAGQSK; from the coding sequence ATGAAGAAAATCGTAATTCTTGGCGGCGGCTACGGCGGTGTCGTGACCGGCAAGCACCTGGCCAAAAAGTTCAAGAAAAACAGCGACGTACAAATTCAGCTGATTGACCGCAACCCCTATCACACGCTTCTTACCGAGCTGCACGAGGTTGCCGCAAACCGTACACCAGAAGATGCCATCCGAATCGAACTGAAAAAAATGTTTGAAGGCCGCAATGTGGATGTCGTACTTGATAGTATCGACTCCATCGACTTTAAGGCCAATCAATTGTGCTCTGCCGAAGTCACCTACGATTACGATTATCTCGTTATCGGCACCGGCTGCAAGCCGACCTTCTTTGGTATTCCAGGCGCAGAGGAAAATGCTTTGACGCTGTGGTCTTACGAAGACGCCGTCCGCCTCAAGGAGCAGGTCCGCACGATGTTTGGCCTGGCTTCCAAGGAAACCGACGCAGATAAACGCCGCAAAATGCTTAGCTTTGTTGTCGTAGGCGCCGGCTTCACAGGCATTGAGCTGATCGGAGAGCTGTCCGAATACCGCGACGAGCTTTGCCGGGAATACAACTTCGACCGGGCGGACGTCCGTTTGGTGGTTGCCGATATGGCGCCAAAAATTCTGCCGATTCTGCCGGATAAGCTGATTGAGAAATCGGCCCGTTATCTGGAGAAACGCGGCGTCGAGATCATTACCAGCGCCAAAATTACCGGCGTAAACCAAGGCAGCGTTGTGCTGGGCGAACAAGAGCTGGAAGCGGACACGATCGTCTGGACCGCCGGCGTCGAAGGCTCCGATCTGGTCGGCACTTTGGATGTGCAGCAGCAGGGCCGCAAACGGATCGTGACCAACGACAAGCTGCAAAGCGTTGATCATGATAACGTTTATATCGTCGGTGATAATATCTTTTTCATTCCGGAAGGTGAAACCCGTCCTGTGCCGCAAATGGTTGAAAATGCCGAGCAGGCCGGGCCGGTCATTGCCCATAATATTCACGCCGAAATCACAGGCAAACCGAAAAAGTCCTATAAACCGGGCTTCCACGGCACGATGGTCAGCATTGGCAGCCGTTACGGCGTAGCCAATGTAGGGATGCCGAACAAAATGTTCCAGGTCAGCGGCTTCCTGGCCATGTTCTTCAAGCATATGATCAACCTGTATTATCTCTTCACCGTAGCCGGCTTCAACAAGGTTTGGACGTATATGATGCATGAGTTCTTCCATGTCAACAACCGCAGAAGTTTTGTGGGCGGGCATTTCTCGAAACGCTCCCCGAACTTCTGGCTGCTCCCGCTGCGCTTGTTCGTCGGCTATAAATGGTTATCGGAAGGTTTGGATAAGCTTCCTAAGGTTTGGAATCATCCGAATTCCATTTTCCTGATTCCTGCTTCCTCCAAAGCGGCCGACGCTACTTCCGCGGCGAGCGAAGCCGCCGGTGCCGTATCTACAACCGTAGACGCGCAAAGCGCCGCATCGGCTGTAGGCAGCGCCAAAGAAGCGGTGGAAGCGATGCCGGTTCCGCATTTTATCACCAGTATGGTGAACGGATTTATGGATATCTTCTTCTACCATGCGGACGGCAGCTTTACCCCTCTCGCCAGCGTGTTCCAATTCTGCATGGTGCTCGCGGAGCTTGCTATCGGCGTTCTGCTGATTGTTGGTCTGTTCACCGCTATCAGTTCTATTGCTACTGTCGGGCTAGGCGTCATGATCTGGTCCTCCAGCATGGCTTCGACAGAAATGCTGTGGTACCTGGCGGCAGGCATTGCCCTGATCGGCGGGTCCGGCAGCGTGTTTGGCCTGGATTACTATGTACTGCCTTGGCTGAAGAAACACTGGAAAGGCATTCCGCTTGTCCGGAAATGGTATCTCTATACCGAAGAAAGTCCGGAGCTTGGCGCTTTGCATAAACCTGCTCTGCCGGCATCCGGAAGCAAATCCGCTTCAGCAGGACAATCGAAATAA
- a CDS encoding 4-hydroxybenzoate octaprenyltransferase produces MSTLSLVYRKAKLFGELVMFSHTLFSLPFAVISMVWAAHGIPSGRTMLWGLIALVAARNGANAFNRVADQTFDAMNPRTAERHMPRKQLRSKEVLIFVAVNYAIFIGASAMLNTLCLALSPVAIFLISSYSYTKRFTYLSHLYLGFVIASAPIGAWFAVTGHFAFTPFVLGTVVMLWIAGFDVIYGTQDIEFDRSIGLWSIPSYFGLHNALWIAKGMHAIMVFLLLFLYVWQGLGWLYLIGIAIAVLLLLTEHNLIKPTNPKLMKIASYNLNQVISMTILAFTLADYFVS; encoded by the coding sequence ATGTCGACCTTGTCGCTTGTCTACCGCAAGGCAAAGCTGTTCGGCGAGCTGGTCATGTTTTCCCATACCTTGTTCTCCCTGCCGTTTGCGGTGATCTCCATGGTATGGGCGGCCCACGGCATCCCGTCCGGGCGGACGATGTTATGGGGGCTCATTGCACTGGTGGCGGCCCGGAACGGGGCCAACGCCTTTAACCGGGTCGCCGATCAAACCTTCGACGCCATGAACCCGCGCACCGCCGAACGTCATATGCCGCGCAAGCAGCTGCGCTCGAAGGAAGTGCTGATATTTGTAGCCGTCAATTACGCGATATTTATCGGCGCATCCGCCATGCTGAACACGCTTTGCCTGGCGCTTTCGCCCGTGGCCATCTTTCTGATTTCGTCATATTCCTATACGAAACGGTTTACGTATCTCAGCCATCTGTACCTGGGTTTTGTCATTGCCTCTGCGCCAATCGGCGCCTGGTTCGCCGTTACCGGACATTTTGCGTTCACGCCGTTTGTGCTCGGCACCGTGGTCATGCTTTGGATCGCAGGTTTTGACGTCATCTACGGCACCCAGGACATCGAATTTGACCGTTCGATCGGCTTGTGGTCGATTCCGAGCTATTTCGGACTGCACAACGCGCTTTGGATCGCCAAAGGCATGCATGCCATCATGGTGTTCCTGCTGCTGTTCCTTTATGTCTGGCAAGGACTGGGCTGGCTTTACCTGATCGGCATCGCAATCGCCGTGCTCCTGCTCCTGACGGAGCATAACCTGATCAAACCAACCAATCCGAAGCTGATGAAAATCGCCTCCTACAACCTGAACCAGGTCATCAGCATGACGATTCTGGCTTTCACCCTGGCAGATTATTTTGTTTCATAA
- a CDS encoding peptidase U32 family protein, with translation MARLFNGREVELLAPAGTFEIFKQIIQEGCDAVYFGGPSLNMRLMRKGYNFTLEEMAEAIQIAHSLGKKVYVTVNNMLNEQEMQETADYLKYLDEIGPDALIVQDFAVLSLIRKLGLKLKVHSSVMMNAHNIEMVLALKELGVTRVVTSREMDLHTTRELLLATDMELEYFIHGDMCSVHGANCYFSSAVFGNSSNRGRCLKPCRWEYRVKKDGNVYPTEYPLAAKDMFMYEHIPELIQGGITSFKIEGRMRDAEFVQMLVRSYSDAIDRYLDDPVGFERSVETPSLFEHRKRDFSTAYAFGRPGLDFINRRYEGTGKFYSTGKVFSTPTAERELEEERIGQIRSRLAEEKREITGALRGELSVHVNNMEQAKAAFAAGANHVYLSGDVFEPDRPFTKAQIKELGALKGAAKLYLGLPRMMRELHFAQYDALLRGERLPIDGILVTNIGAIRRFASAGYPMIGDYNLNILNQTSGDFYRDRGLERFTLSMEAPLEELAELLRSSQGPIEAIVHGSPALMYMEHDLYENAEVFQPMAQEDNEYVPNDVLVLMTDKGENPVYRDAHGRCHLMMAKELCLLPAVKELLEAGLTHFRIEGAAYRNIGHLSKVVAAYRRALDRPDTAGEEFAALKPIYAGYTAGALHFNGTTRGAEARTEVLA, from the coding sequence ATGGCAAGATTATTTAACGGCAGGGAAGTGGAGCTTCTGGCTCCGGCAGGGACCTTTGAAATATTCAAGCAGATTATCCAGGAAGGCTGCGACGCCGTCTATTTCGGCGGACCTTCATTAAATATGCGGCTGATGAGGAAGGGCTACAATTTCACGCTGGAGGAAATGGCGGAAGCCATTCAAATTGCCCATTCTCTAGGCAAAAAAGTCTACGTCACCGTCAATAACATGCTAAACGAACAGGAAATGCAGGAGACCGCCGATTACCTGAAGTATTTGGACGAAATCGGACCCGATGCCTTGATCGTGCAGGATTTTGCCGTGTTGTCCCTGATCCGCAAGCTGGGTCTCAAGCTGAAAGTCCACTCCTCGGTGATGATGAACGCCCACAATATCGAAATGGTGCTTGCCCTGAAAGAGCTGGGCGTAACACGTGTGGTGACCTCCCGCGAAATGGACCTGCATACGACCCGGGAGCTGTTGCTGGCTACGGATATGGAGCTTGAATATTTCATCCACGGCGATATGTGCAGCGTGCATGGGGCGAACTGCTATTTCAGCTCCGCCGTCTTCGGCAACAGCTCCAACCGGGGACGCTGCCTGAAGCCGTGCCGGTGGGAGTACCGCGTGAAAAAGGACGGCAACGTGTATCCAACCGAATACCCGCTGGCGGCCAAAGATATGTTTATGTACGAGCATATTCCCGAATTGATACAGGGCGGAATCACCTCCTTCAAAATCGAAGGCCGGATGCGGGACGCCGAATTTGTGCAAATGCTCGTCCGCAGCTACAGCGATGCGATCGACCGCTATCTCGACGATCCTGTCGGATTCGAGCGCAGCGTAGAGACGCCGTCCTTGTTCGAGCACCGCAAACGGGACTTCTCTACGGCTTATGCCTTCGGGCGCCCGGGTCTGGATTTTATCAACCGGCGGTATGAGGGAACCGGGAAATTTTACAGCACGGGCAAAGTATTTAGCACGCCAACAGCCGAACGCGAGCTGGAGGAGGAGCGGATCGGCCAGATTCGCAGCCGTCTGGCGGAGGAGAAACGGGAGATAACGGGCGCCTTGCGCGGCGAATTGTCCGTGCACGTGAACAACATGGAGCAGGCTAAAGCCGCCTTTGCTGCCGGTGCTAATCATGTCTATCTGTCGGGCGATGTGTTTGAGCCTGACCGTCCTTTTACGAAAGCCCAGATCAAGGAACTGGGAGCGCTGAAAGGCGCAGCCAAGCTGTACCTGGGTCTGCCCCGCATGATGCGGGAGCTGCATTTTGCCCAATATGATGCGCTGCTGAGAGGGGAACGGCTGCCGATCGACGGCATCCTGGTGACGAATATCGGGGCTATCCGCCGCTTCGCTTCCGCCGGGTATCCAATGATCGGGGATTACAACCTCAACATTCTGAATCAGACGTCCGGCGACTTTTACCGGGACAGAGGGCTGGAGCGCTTCACCCTGTCCATGGAAGCCCCGCTTGAGGAGCTGGCCGAGCTGCTGCGCAGCAGCCAGGGCCCGATCGAGGCCATTGTGCACGGTTCTCCGGCGCTGATGTACATGGAACATGATCTGTATGAAAATGCCGAGGTCTTCCAGCCGATGGCTCAGGAAGATAATGAATACGTGCCAAACGATGTGCTTGTGCTGATGACGGATAAAGGGGAAAATCCCGTATATCGCGACGCCCACGGCCGCTGTCATCTGATGATGGCGAAGGAGCTGTGCCTGCTACCGGCCGTGAAAGAGCTGTTGGAAGCCGGGTTAACCCACTTCCGGATTGAAGGGGCAGCCTACCGCAATATCGGACATTTGTCCAAGGTCGTTGCTGCTTACCGGCGTGCGCTGGATCGTCCGGATACCGCCGGCGAGGAGTTTGCGGCGCTTAAGCCGATCTATGCGGGTTATACCGCGGGAGCGCTGCATTTTAACGGTACGACCAGAGGAGCAGAAGCAAGAACGGAGGTGCTGGCATGA
- a CDS encoding aspartate aminotransferase family protein encodes MTAFIGPEAIVKKRQEYFYPCTSYFYRKPPQLVRGSMQYLYGHDGVRYTDFYAGVSVASCGHCNPYVAAKTAAQLRELQHTCTIYLTEQNVELAERLAAVLPGDISRSFFCNSGSEANEGALLLARMHTGRRKFIALENGLHGRTYLTMSVTGLAMWRTDPELAKDQDVAFIPRPFEQGGDNEAAARRSLAALEALLAERGSEFAAMIAEPIQGNGGIVVPPAWYFPEVKRLLGQHGVLLIADEIQTGFGRTGRMFAMDRWNVTADIVTVAKGLGSGIPVAAFCTTNEIAASLNRPSASTFGGNPVSSATAIAVLDFIEGHRLVQRSEELGAQLREGLERLAAEFPEIITDVRGEGLMMGLGISEDRPELGARLTDDLLEGMKNQGYLIGKNGVGRNVLAFQPPLVISAADIAGMLTALASELAALEEQGEGSGAKEAAAGGESSGPSPTSAAPANPEGR; translated from the coding sequence ATGACTGCATTTATTGGACCTGAAGCGATCGTTAAGAAGAGACAGGAGTATTTCTATCCCTGCACCAGTTATTTCTACCGCAAGCCGCCGCAGCTGGTCAGAGGTTCGATGCAGTATTTGTACGGCCATGACGGCGTTCGTTATACGGATTTCTACGCAGGGGTTTCGGTCGCGTCCTGCGGCCACTGCAACCCTTACGTGGCGGCCAAAACGGCGGCTCAGCTGCGCGAGCTGCAGCATACGTGCACGATTTATTTGACCGAGCAAAATGTTGAGCTCGCCGAGCGGCTGGCGGCCGTCCTGCCGGGGGACATCAGCCGCAGCTTTTTCTGCAACAGCGGCTCGGAGGCCAACGAAGGAGCGCTGCTGCTGGCCCGGATGCACACGGGCCGCCGCAAGTTCATTGCGCTCGAGAACGGCCTGCACGGCCGGACGTACCTGACGATGAGCGTAACGGGTCTGGCCATGTGGCGGACGGATCCGGAGCTGGCGAAGGATCAGGATGTGGCTTTTATCCCGCGCCCGTTTGAGCAGGGCGGGGACAACGAGGCAGCGGCGCGGCGTTCGCTGGCGGCGCTGGAGGCGCTGCTCGCGGAGCGGGGCAGCGAGTTCGCCGCCATGATCGCGGAGCCGATCCAGGGCAACGGCGGCATCGTGGTGCCGCCGGCGTGGTATTTCCCCGAGGTGAAACGTCTGCTCGGGCAGCACGGCGTGCTGCTGATCGCGGACGAAATCCAGACGGGGTTCGGCCGGACCGGCCGCATGTTTGCGATGGACCGCTGGAATGTCACCGCCGACATTGTTACGGTCGCCAAAGGGCTGGGCAGCGGCATTCCGGTCGCGGCATTCTGCACGACCAACGAAATCGCGGCCAGCCTGAACCGTCCGTCCGCTTCGACGTTCGGCGGCAACCCCGTGTCGTCGGCGACCGCCATCGCGGTGCTGGACTTTATCGAAGGCCACCGGCTGGTACAGCGTTCGGAGGAGCTTGGCGCACAGCTGCGCGAAGGACTCGAACGCCTGGCCGCCGAGTTTCCGGAGATCATAACGGATGTCCGGGGCGAAGGCCTGATGATGGGGCTTGGCATCTCCGAAGACCGGCCGGAGCTGGGAGCCCGGCTGACCGACGATCTGCTGGAGGGCATGAAGAACCAAGGTTATCTGATCGGCAAAAACGGCGTCGGCCGCAACGTGCTGGCCTTCCAGCCGCCGCTCGTCATATCGGCGGCGGACATTGCGGGCATGCTGACCGCGCTGGCCTCGGAGCTTGCCGCTCTCGAGGAGCAAGGAGAGGGATCGGGGGCGAAGGAAGCGGCTGCCGGCGGCGAATCATCCGGGCCATCCCCTACCTCTGCAGCTCCAGCCAATCCAGAAGGGCGGTGA
- a CDS encoding polyprenyl synthetase family protein: MKLNEALQIHLPSVDREIVNIVKHDPDVSRSSVVAEAITSLIVSGGKRLRPLMVIVGSRFGPSPDKKKIWRLAAAAEFIHAASLIHDDMLDDSPLRRGRPATHTQTGIYPAVHIGSYMSARVVELIAEYSADRKRYAFDLSSVATSKLCLGEYQQLKHAYDYDLTLEQYLEKSRNKTSLLMAACLRIGAQAAGADEAVAGKLYEFGDKLGLSFQIRDDLLDFTGTKEQLGKPAGSDLHSGQVTLPVLFALEDAELAPRIRRIGPSTPQSEVEGVIAAIKSSGSLERAEAYSVRLLEEARQIAAGLESFEAQRDLFTLLDYFGCRSR, translated from the coding sequence ATGAAGCTCAATGAAGCCCTTCAGATCCACCTGCCATCCGTCGACCGCGAGATTGTTAATATCGTGAAGCATGATCCCGACGTCAGCCGCTCCTCCGTAGTAGCCGAAGCCATCACGTCGCTGATCGTTTCAGGCGGCAAACGGCTCCGTCCGCTGATGGTCATTGTCGGAAGCCGTTTCGGACCGTCTCCCGACAAGAAGAAAATCTGGCGGCTGGCCGCGGCGGCCGAGTTCATCCATGCGGCTTCGCTGATTCATGACGATATGCTCGACGATTCCCCTCTCCGCCGCGGGCGTCCGGCCACCCATACCCAGACCGGCATTTATCCGGCCGTGCATATCGGCAGCTACATGTCTGCCCGGGTGGTCGAGCTGATTGCCGAATATTCGGCCGACCGCAAACGTTATGCGTTCGACCTCTCTTCGGTGGCGACCAGCAAGCTTTGCCTCGGTGAATATCAGCAGCTGAAGCATGCTTATGACTATGACCTGACACTCGAGCAATATCTGGAGAAGTCGCGCAATAAAACCTCCCTGCTCATGGCGGCCTGCCTGCGTATCGGGGCACAGGCGGCCGGAGCGGACGAAGCTGTCGCCGGCAAGCTATATGAATTTGGCGACAAGCTCGGCCTGTCGTTCCAGATCCGTGACGACCTGCTGGACTTCACGGGCACCAAGGAGCAGCTCGGCAAACCGGCGGGCAGCGACCTGCACAGCGGCCAGGTCACGCTGCCGGTGCTGTTTGCGCTGGAGGATGCGGAGCTTGCGCCGCGCATCCGGCGGATCGGGCCTTCGACGCCGCAGAGCGAAGTCGAAGGCGTGATCGCTGCGATCAAGAGCAGCGGCAGTCTGGAGCGAGCCGAAGCGTACAGCGTTCGGCTGCTCGAGGAAGCCCGGCAGATTGCCGCCGGGCTGGAGAGCTTTGAGGCGCAGCGGGACCTGTTCACGCTGCTCGATTATTTTGGCTGCCGGAGCCGGTAG